Proteins from a single region of Tachysurus vachellii isolate PV-2020 chromosome 15, HZAU_Pvac_v1, whole genome shotgun sequence:
- the mos gene encoding proto-oncogene serine/threonine-protein kinase mos, whose product MPSPIPVTRLLPRDFGLSLGVCSSPLTKHSGDATLRVPVTAFHKKLACRLWSSVIHWRELCDLESIGSGGFGLVFRATYFGETVAVKRVKCAKNKLASRQSFWAELNAAHLRHDNLVRVIAASTQANGDDVSGTRLDSVIGTIIMEYAGDVNLQQVIYSATEPLLTASCVRYAADMARALRYLHAHGVVHLDLKPANVIVSQTGVCKLADFGCSLKVELVRDPDSPVRRMEIGGTYTHRAPELLRGEDVTPGADVYSFGVTLWQLLTREPPYEGERQHVLYAVVAFHLRPDLNKDVFSASGPGRAFKELLIRCWRAEPNQRPSADQLLTELSTELSQS is encoded by the coding sequence ATGCCGTCTCCGATACCTGTGACACGCCTTCTTCCGAGAGACTTCGGTCTCAGTCTGGGGGTCTGTAGCAGTCCTCTCACTAAGCACTCAGGAGACGCGACGCTCCGTGTGCCGGTCACTGCGTTTCACAAGAAGCTCGCATGCAGACTCTGGTCTTCTGTGATCCACTGGCGCGAGCTGTGTGATTTGGAGTCCATCGGCTCTGGTGGGTTTGGTTTGGTCTTCAGAGCCACGTATTTCGGTGAGACGGTGGCGGTGAAGCGCGTCAAGTGCGCAAAGAATAAATTGGCATCGCGGCAGAGTTTCTGGGCCGAGCTGAACGCGGCGCACCTGCGGCACGACAACCTGGTGCGTGTGATTGCCGCCAGCACGCAGGCCAACGGCGACGACGTCTCGGGCACGAGATTAGACAGCGTCATCGGCACCATCATCATGGAGTACGCGGGCGACGTGAACCTGCAGCAGGTGATCTACAGCGCCACCGAGCCGCTTCTCACCGCATCCTGCGTGCGTTACGCAGCCGACATGGCGCGCGCCCTGCGCTACCTACACGCACACGGCGTCGTGCACCTGGACTTGAAACCTGCAAACGTCATCGTATCCCAAACCGGAGTGTGTAAGCTTGCAGATTTCGGATGCTCGTTAAAAGTGGAACTTGTGCGCGATCCTGATTCCCCGGTTCGAAGGATGGAGATTGGCGGCACGTACACGCACCGAGCGCCCGAACTGCTGAGAGGAGAGGACGTGACCCCCGGCGCGGACGTCTACTCCTTTGGCGTCACTCTCTGGCAGCTTCTCACACGTGAACCGCCGTATGAAGGTGAACGACAGCACGTCCTGTATGCGGTGGTCGCCTTCCACCTGCGCCCTGATCTAAACAAGGACGTGTTCAGTGCGTCCGGTCCGGGCCGCGCGTTTAAGGAGCTTCTTATTCGGTGCTGGCGCGCGGAACCGAATCAGAGACCGAGCGCAGATCAGCTCCTCACTGAGCTCTCCACTGAGCTCTCACAATCATAA